Genomic segment of Octadecabacter arcticus 238:
AGCTGGAGCGTGATTAATAATCAGGTCATTTTCTAAGTAGCCATCATCAAACTGAAGCCTTTCAACGTTAATTACCGTTGCGTTGTCATCGCCTCGACGGACCACAATGGACTCGCCCGACGTATCAATCACAAATTCAGTACTGCGGCCGTCGAAAACAGCGATGTCAAAATCCAGGCCACCGTCAAGTTGGTCAAGACCCGTGCTTGCAATGAGGATATCTGCCCCGCTCCCCCCCCATAAGGATATCGTCGCCTTCTCCGCCATTCAGATTGTCATTGCCGGAACCACCCTCAAGCGTATCATTGCCAAGACCACCCGATAAAGCATCCTGGCCTTGTCCCCCATACAACCGATCGGAACCGGCGTCTCCTTGAATGATGTCGTCCCCAGCGGCACCTGCAATCGTATCGTCGCCACCTAGCCCTGTCAGCCAGTTAGAATTAACATCGCCAGAAATGTCGTCGCTATTCTCAGAACCAGTTATGTTTTCTATACCGCTGATGACATCGCCCTTAGCAAAACC
This window contains:
- a CDS encoding calcium-binding protein codes for the protein MNPSIQCPRGGKLYGGDGDDTLGTYNGYEEVRNFSFKKEVSLFNTDVRTLLDGGNGDDLFIAGDSQETFIGGAGIDRLSYRAKTDLGRDGVLTDVSQEGVVIDLEAGTGNFGFAKGDVISGIENITGSENSDDISGDVNSNWLTGLGGDDTIAGAAGDDIIQGDAGSDRLYGGQGQDALSGGLGNDTLEGGSGNDNLNGGEGDDILMGGERGRYPHCKHGS